A window of Deltaproteobacteria bacterium genomic DNA:
GGCCGCGACCACGCGGTCGACCGTCTTGCGCGCCCGCTGCCAGTCGGTGACCCGTAGCACGACGCGGCTGCGCCAGAACACCTTGCGCACCCGCCGCAGCGTCCGGTCGTCCCAGCGCCTCGCGGCCACCAGCGCGGCGTACACCGCCTGCGCGCCGTCCGGGTCGATCGCGCCGAGCGACGCGGCGATCGGTGCGTCGGCGTCGAAGCCGGCCGCACTCCATCCCGACTTGGACAGCGGGTCGAAGCCGGCGACCGCGCCGAGCGCAACCCGGGCCGCGGCCACCGCCCGCGCCCCGCCGGGGGTGCGCGCAACGGCCGCCGCCATCGCCTCGAGCCCGGCCGGCTCGAGGGTCGCCACGATCGGAGCGTCGGCGTCGAGCCAGCCGTCCAGGGCCGCCGGCCCGGCGCCGGCCCGCGCCGGCGGCCCCGGCGCGAGCGTCGCCGCGATCGCCGCCGCAGCCGCCGCAGCCGCCGCGCGCCGCACGGCCTAGCGCCCCCCGGCTTCGAGGCGCAGCAGCAGCTTGCGGGCGTCGCGAGCGCGGGCGTCATCCGGCGACATGTCCAGGAACGCGCGGAACGCGCGGATGGCGGTACCGCGGTCGCCGGCCGTCCGCGCCGCCGTCGCCAGGTAGTAATGGGCGTCGGCCAACCACGCGGCCTCGGAGCCTTCGGCCAGGCGGGTCGCCTTCGCCAGCGCCGCCACCGCGTCGCGCGGCTTGTCGAGATCGACGTAGGCCTTGCCCATGCGGTAGTACGCGTACGCGAAGTCCGGGCGGCCGCCGACGGCCCGTTTGTATGCGTCGACCGCGTCGCGCGCCCGGCCCATCTCGTACAGGCTCTCGCCGCGGTAGAAGTGGAGGTCGGGATCGTCGGGCGCGATGGCGAGCGCCGCGTTCGCCTCGTCCAGCGCCTCCTGGTATTGCCGGCGCGACACGTGGATGCGCACGCGGCCGACGCGCGGTGCGAGGTACTTGCCGTCGAGGCCCATCGCGCGCTCGTAGGCGCGCAGCGCGTCCGCGAGCAGCCCCTGCTTCTCCATGGCGCGGCCGAGCGCCTCGTAGTACTGCGCCTGCGGGTCGATCAGCGTGGCATCGCGGAACTCACTTTGCGCCTCCGCGTACTTGCCCTGCGCGTACAGGCCCTCGCCGCGCAGGTAGTGGCCGGCCGCATCCCGCTCGTTCTCGGCCAGGATGGACTCGCCGAGGGATACCGCCTTGTCGATGCGGCCGGTCCGCGCGTAGAACCGGCCGGCGCGGCCGCGCGCGTTGAGGCTGGCCCCCGGCCGAGCGACGAGCGCGTCATAGATCTCGGCGGCCTTGTCGTCCATCCCCGCGCGCTCGTACAGGGTCGCCAGACGCACGCCGACGTCCTCGCGCGTGTTGTCGGCCTCCCACGCCTTTTCGAGAATGGCGAGCGCCTCGTCGAATTTCTCCTGCGCGCCGAGTGCCATGCCGAGCTGCAGCTGCGCCTCCACGTCGGCCGGGCGCAGGTCCAGCGCCTTGCGGAACCATTGCTCGGCCCGCGCCGCATCTCCCGTGTTGAGGTACGCGACGCCCAACGCCACGGCAAGGGCAGCGTCGGTCTCGGCAGCCGCCTCGACCGGCCGCAACACCGCGAGCGCTTCCTGGCCGCGCCCCTTGGCGACGAGCAACTTCGACAGCTCGACCGTGGGCGCGATCTCTCCGGGCGGCGCGATGGCGACGGCCGCGCGCAGGACCTCCTCGGCCGCGCCTTCCTCGGCATCCGGGAATGCCGCCAGAATCTTGCCGTAGACGTACTGCGCCCGCCAATTCTTCGGGTTGCGCTTGAGCGCCGACTCGATGCTGTCGAACGCCGCGTCCCAGTCGCGCAGCGCCAGCGATGCCTCTGCGTACGCAACCATCGCGTCGATGTTGTCCGGCCGCGCGGACAGCGCCGCCTTCAGCCGCTCGCGGGCGACCTCGTAACGCCCCTGCGCAAGCGCGGCCTTGCCCTCGCCGATCACGGCGGTGACGTTGTCCGGATCGAGTTCGAGCGCCTTGGTGTAGCGGCCGACCGCCTCGTCGACGCGGCCAGCTCGCAGCGCCTCGTCGCCGGCGAGCGCCCAGGCGCGAGCGACGGCGCGCGGGTCGGCTTTGGCGATGTTCGGGTCGTTGAGGATCTCCAGATAGCGCGCCTCGCGGGCGTCGAACCGGTCGACCTCCACCAACTGGGCGAGTCCCACCCGCGCGCCGATGTGAGCGGGATCGATCTCCGTGACCGCCAACAGCGCGTCGCGCGCCGCGTCGGTGTTGCCGAGTTCGATGTGCGCCAGTCCCAGCCCGTACAGCGCGGGGACCCGCTTGGGGATCTTGCGCAGCGCGTGGTCGAACGCGTCGGCCGCCTTTGCGAAGTCGCCCGCCTGCGCATAGGCCCACCCGAGGTACAGCGGCAAGTTGGGATCGCGCCGGTCGCGCTCGGCGGCAGCCGACAATTTGGCGATGGCCTCGGTGGGGTTGCGCTCGGTGAGCGCGCGCAACCCGGCGGCCGCATCGACCTCCGGCCCGCGAGCGGCGGCCTCCGAGATCTTCCGGAACACGGCCTCGCCCTCGGCGACTAGCTTCGCGGCGTCCGTCCCGCGATCGATCGCGGCCGCGAAGTAGGCCTGGGCGGCGAGGCCGAGGGCGGCGGGGTGTTTCGGATCGGTCTTCAGCGCCCGCTGCGCGGCCGCAGCCGCATCGAGCCAGCGATCCTCGGCCAGCGCCCGGCGCGCCGTCGCGATCGACCGCGCGATGTCGGCGGCGCGCGCCTGCTCGGCCGCATGGCGCTGATACAAGTAGAAGCCGCCCGCTCCCAGGACCGCGACCACGGCCGCCGCGGCGACCGCCAGCTTGCGCGCGCGCGACATCGGGCGCTTGCGCACGGGAGCGGCCTCGCCGAGCGCCGCTTCGTCGACGCGGGCGACGACATCGCTGCGCCTCGGCGCACGGGCGGGATCCATCGCGAGGTCGAGTTCGTCGGTACTCGCGGGAGGGGCGG
This region includes:
- a CDS encoding tetratricopeptide repeat protein, encoding DAPPSAPAAPSLDDIGLDAPAAAPPPPGGGVVTFSTPTAPADDVPAAPRLSLSESLASAPPASTDELDLAMDPARAPRRSDVVARVDEAALGEAAPVRKRPMSRARKLAVAAAAVVAVLGAGGFYLYQRHAAEQARAADIARSIATARRALAEDRWLDAAAAAQRALKTDPKHPAALGLAAQAYFAAAIDRGTDAAKLVAEGEAVFRKISEAAARGPEVDAAAGLRALTERNPTEAIAKLSAAAERDRRDPNLPLYLGWAYAQAGDFAKAADAFDHALRKIPKRVPALYGLGLAHIELGNTDAARDALLAVTEIDPAHIGARVGLAQLVEVDRFDAREARYLEILNDPNIAKADPRAVARAWALAGDEALRAGRVDEAVGRYTKALELDPDNVTAVIGEGKAALAQGRYEVARERLKAALSARPDNIDAMVAYAEASLALRDWDAAFDSIESALKRNPKNWRAQYVYGKILAAFPDAEEGAAEEVLRAAVAIAPPGEIAPTVELSKLLVAKGRGQEALAVLRPVEAAAETDAALAVALGVAYLNTGDAARAEQWFRKALDLRPADVEAQLQLGMALGAQEKFDEALAILEKAWEADNTREDVGVRLATLYERAGMDDKAAEIYDALVARPGASLNARGRAGRFYARTGRIDKAVSLGESILAENERDAAGHYLRGEGLYAQGKYAEAQSEFRDATLIDPQAQYYEALGRAMEKQGLLADALRAYERAMGLDGKYLAPRVGRVRIHVSRRQYQEALDEANAALAIAPDDPDLHFYRGESLYEMGRARDAVDAYKRAVGGRPDFAYAYYRMGKAYVDLDKPRDAVAALAKATRLAEGSEAAWLADAHYYLATAARTAGDRGTAIRAFRAFLDMSPDDARARDARKLLLRLEAGGR